CTCACCCAAAATCAGGCGCAAAGCTCCAAGAATAATCGATTTACCGGCGCCGGTTTCACCCGTGATGACCTGTAAACCCTTATCCAAACTGATATCCAGCGAATCGATAAGCGCAAAATTCTGTATAAAAATTCGGTTGAGCATACTGCAAAAATACGGAAACTACGAGAAATAGAGGATTTAAATAATTTTAAAACCCAAATTAATAAACAAAACTAAGGCTTATTTCCATTTGCTCCATTTGCTTTCAGTGTCTTTAGGTGAAAGCGTATTCATAAGGTTTTTCAAATCGTTGATGTTCAAATTCGCATTGTTTGCGCTGGCGAAAATATCATATATTTCCTGCTTTTTGCTTTCAATAAAAATATTGAAAGGATAATTCATCTGGAAGTTGTTTTCATAATATTTCAAGTTGAGGAGAGATTCTGCGATGACTCTTTTGGCAGAGCTTTGATCCTGATTCCACAAATTATCCAAACCATTCCGGTGATAGGCATAAAATGTATTCCGCATCACTGAATTTTCCTGCTTAAGGATGTTGTCAATAAGATTTCCCCTTGTTCGCGGACCCTCAACGACTGACCAGCCGCTGAATTTCTGATTTTGGGAATTTTGGGAAATTTTCTGTGCTTTTACAAACCATTCCTGGCCGCCATTTGCCCGGAAACTGTCGCCGTCATAACCTAAGATCGTGTACACATAAAAGCTGACCACATCAATCAGATTCTTCCCGGAGAATTGCCTTTCATTAAATGTAAGGTTCTCATTTTCATTATATTCAAAAGAAAAATTGGAATCATTGATGTTTAATAACGGAGACTCATAAGTTGAATTAAAAACCGGCCGTACCGCCTGCACCACGATTGACGACTGGTACTGGTTGTTCCCTTCTTTTGAGCTGATGACGATGGCGAAATTACACTTGATTTTCTCGAAATTCTGAAGTTTTTTCCCTGTCCAGGATGTATTATTGATAAAATCGCGAAGGCTTTTTTCCAAAGTCCTGTAAACCTGCACATTGCTGCCGCCAAGCTGGCTGTAATTCACCTGCACATTTGCCAGAATTTCCTGCGAATAGGCAAAATTAAAAACCGATAAAAGTGACAGTATCAAAAGTAGTTTTTTCATCAAAAATTTTTTGTTAGAAACGGAAAGAACGGGTTTTTATTTTAAAGTCTTTTCCTCGATGAAGTTCATAATGTCTTTGGCAACATCATCCTTAGATTTCAAAGCAAATTCCCGGTTTTCATGCATGGTGATGATGTGGATCTTGTTGGTATCATTTTTAAAGCCGGCCCCCTCGTCACGCAGCGAATTAAGCACGATCATATCGAGATTTTTTTTCTCAAGTTTTCCTTTGGCATTTTCTTCCTCGTTCTGGGTTTCAAGAGCAAAACCAACGAGGAACTGCCGGTGTTTCCGTTCGCCCATTGTTTTCAGAATGTCAGGATTCTTTACGAGTTCAATGACAAGAGTATCGTCATTTTTCTTGATTTTTTCTGAGGCGACTTCCTTCGGAGCATAATCCGCAACGGCAGCGCTGGCAATGGCAATATCCACATTTTCATAATGTTTGAAAACTTCATCAAACATTTCTTTTGCTGATGTTACCCGGTGTAACGCTATCTCAGGATTACTTGTTTTCTGTGAAGACGGCCCCGAGACTAAAATCACTTTTGCCCCACGTTTTGCCGCTTCTTCCGCAAGAGAAAATCCCATTTTTCCCGATGAATGATTTCCGATGTAACGCACCGGGTCAATGGCTTCGTAAGTTGGGCCAGCAGTGATCAGAACTGTTTTTCCTTTTAAATTTTGAGAGTAATTTTTATTAAAATGATCTTCTACGGTTTTCAAAATTGTCTCAGGTTCAGCGAGCCTTCCCTGCCCTGTCAAACCGCTTGCAAGCTCACCGTATTCGGCCGGAATAATCGTATGCCCAAAATCTTCCGCCAGCTCTAAATTTTGTTTTGTGGAAGGGTGAGCATACATATCCAAATCCATTGCCGGAGCGATGAAGACAGGACATTTTGCCGACATATAAGCAGCAATCGCGAGGTTATCACATTGGCCGTGTACA
The sequence above is a segment of the Chryseobacterium taklimakanense genome. Coding sequences within it:
- the coaBC gene encoding bifunctional phosphopantothenoylcysteine decarboxylase/phosphopantothenate--cysteine ligase CoaBC, yielding MSLQGKRILLIITGGIAAYKMNHLVRDFIKKDAEVKVVLTPSAENFVSKLTLSTLSKNEVLTDFYRENGSWNNHVELALWADLILIAPCTANTLAKIVHGQCDNLAIAAYMSAKCPVFIAPAMDLDMYAHPSTKQNLELAEDFGHTIIPAEYGELASGLTGQGRLAEPETILKTVEDHFNKNYSQNLKGKTVLITAGPTYEAIDPVRYIGNHSSGKMGFSLAEEAAKRGAKVILVSGPSSQKTSNPEIALHRVTSAKEMFDEVFKHYENVDIAIASAAVADYAPKEVASEKIKKNDDTLVIELVKNPDILKTMGERKHRQFLVGFALETQNEEENAKGKLEKKNLDMIVLNSLRDEGAGFKNDTNKIHIITMHENREFALKSKDDVAKDIMNFIEEKTLK
- the porD gene encoding type IX secretion system protein PorD → MKKLLLILSLLSVFNFAYSQEILANVQVNYSQLGGSNVQVYRTLEKSLRDFINNTSWTGKKLQNFEKIKCNFAIVISSKEGNNQYQSSIVVQAVRPVFNSTYESPLLNINDSNFSFEYNENENLTFNERQFSGKNLIDVVSFYVYTILGYDGDSFRANGGQEWFVKAQKISQNSQNQKFSGWSVVEGPRTRGNLIDNILKQENSVMRNTFYAYHRNGLDNLWNQDQSSAKRVIAESLLNLKYYENNFQMNYPFNIFIESKKQEIYDIFASANNANLNINDLKNLMNTLSPKDTESKWSKWK